Sequence from the Symbiopectobacterium purcellii genome:
GCCGCAGATAGTGAAGCGGAACTTTGCTGCCATCTTGTAGCGTGGCGTCGGCAATGTCGAAACGTTCTGGTGTCGATTGTCCTGCCTCGCGTGCCACCGCTAAACGCAGATGCAATACGCTGTCACCCGCAAGCTTACGGGCCAGCGGCTGATCGATAATGGTCAGCGTGTAAAGCGGCGTGGCGGGCCAGCGCTCGTTATCCAACTGACGGAAACCCAGCCCAATACCGCCGCGCACCGAGAAGTAGCCGCGTTTGTCCAATTCAAAATCGGCGGCATCCAAATCGATATCGCTGTAATAGAGGTTATCCTGCGTCAACTGCTGGTTGGCATCGATCATGCCGAAATAGCGGATAGTGGAGTAGGGTTCGAAATCCCCCGCTTTGAAATAAAAGCCTGGCAGGCGCAGGTCCAGTGCCAACAGGCATAGCATGGCGCCAACCGCCGCTGTGGATTTCGGGTTCTCGATACGGCCGAATTTATTGAACGGATACCAATCGCTGGTGTGGTAGCCATCCAGTGACACGATGCGGCTGATGGGCAACGGTTGAAGATAACGGAACAGTGCCTGTATGCCGGGGAACCGCGACGGGCGGCCAGTAAGCAGCAACACATCACAATCATAGAGTGCCACCACCTCGCACAGAGAACGCAAATTTTGCGTGATGCTGATGCGGTTGGACAAGAACTCGCCGTGCAACTTGCTAAGACGAACGATGAGTGGCGTATGCAGGATATCAAATGCGGTAGCATCCGCCGGTTGTTCACGCTGAATTTCGCCGTTCAAATAGTCCAGCACCTTGCCGGTCGGCCGCTGTGGCAGCAGTTCACCAAAGCTGGCTTCCAGTTCGGCGCTCATGTCGAGCGGATCGAACCCTTCATAGGCTTCGAGGATCGCACGCCCAATCGGCATCAGGATTTGCAGAGTGGACTGCTGGCGCAGGGTAGATTGACCATCCATTCTGCCCGCGTTGCCAAACAGCTTGTCCATCAGGCTATCCGGTGTAGCGATCCCGGCTTTTTTCAGTGATGCATGCAGTGCAGGCAGCACGTAGAGCTGGATCATATCCAGCAAGATATCGTCGCCCGCCACTTTGAAGCCTTCGCGGAACATCAACAACGGGCTGATTTTGACGTTACTGCCGATGCTGTCATCCAGTGTGTACTGTGTTACCGCGAGATCGGTGGTGCCGCCGCCGATATCAATCGATGCAACGCGCAGGGTTTGTCCCGGCTGCTCATCGGCATCTCGCACCCGGTCAGGTCGCGCTTGGCTGGCGAAAAAGGCTTTGGTATTGCCACCAAAATTGACCTGGCTTTCGTTGTAGAGATAGACCATCTGACCGCAGGTAGCTTCATCCCATTCCATTTGCACATCAGGTGCGGGGAAGCGACTGGCCGCTTTTTCTTGTTCCGTACTGAAGCCATCATCCGCTGGGTGCCATCCCATCGCTTTCCAGACCAGGCCAATGGCTTCCTGCATACGACGGCGGAAAATTTCTCGCTCAGGTTTCGGCATGGCGGAGGGCAGCGTCAGTATGATGTTACGCAGGCGGCGCGGAGCGCTGTCGTTCATCATTTTCGCACGCTGTGCCGCGCTGTTCATTTGGCTTAACGCCTGTGCCAGCAGCTCGCACAGCATCAGCGTCATCAGTGAACTGCGACTGTATTGTGCCGAGAATACCGGAAGACGATCGTCGAACGGCACCGTGAACAGCGGCTGACCGTCATCATTGATCAAATGTGTGAACGGTGCGGCGATGGCGTGTGGCTCCAGCGCGGCATTTCCGACGGTTTTGCTGAACCGCCAGCCGGGCGCGTAGCTCTCTTCATCCCACAGGTAGCGGCGTGGGCTGGAGAGGCCGCTGGCACCTTCAGTGCCAAGACGTGCCAGCGCCATGCGACTGGCTTCCCGGCCAACCCGCACGATAGACGGCCAGAGGAAGGCGTCTTCGCGGCCACTTTCCAACGAAAAGTTAGGCTTGCCAAACTGCGCGTGTGCAAATTCAATGCGGCTTTCAAACATCTCATTGTAGATGTGATGCGGCTGTTCCAGATCGCGCAATTGCAGCTCATAGCTCTGGCTCAGCCCGTTATGCGCCTCAGGATGATCTTCGACCAGAATGCCGCAGGTGTGCGAGTTGCCAACATCCAGAATGAGATCAACGCCGATATCCGGCTCTTGCCGTGTGCCTGCAACCAGCGTGATTTCCGGTATCCGCAGTTGCTTGCCCAGCATATCCAGCAGGTTCAGGTAGTGCGCCTGATACTCAAAACCACGCAATGCAGTGCGCTGGTCAGCGTCACTACGCTGTTCACGCTCGGTGGCATGGTGGGTAAAGACTTCGCGTAGCCAGCCATCGACCCAGGTTAAATCGAGGAATTCCCCCAGCTCTTCACTGTGATACGCCAGCGTAAACTTCAAACCGGCAGTAATGTCGCTTTCGGTCGGGACGAGCAGCTCGTTCTCATCGCCGTCAGGATAGACTTTGGTGTCGAAGACGATGCAAATACGGTGGGTATTGCCATCCTGATCCGGTCTTGGCAGGGGCACGACCTTCATGCGTGCCCAGTTATCCGGGCCACCGATAAAGGTACGCGGTGGGTTGAAACGCATAAACGGGAGCGGCAGCCAGACATTACTCAACAGCAGCAGCGATTGGCCCAGCGAGAAACTGGACTCAGGGCGTACGACTTCTGGCGCAGATCCCAGCGGTGCAGGCAGAAGATATTTGCCGTTCTCCTCATTGAGGATCAAGCGCAATAAAGGGCCGTTTGCCGTCTTGCGGACGAACTTGCCTGGGCCTTGAGCATCGATAGCCGGTTTAAGCGCAAAATCCAAAAATTGCAGACCGCTGTCCTGGATAAGGGTGATCTTTTGTTTATAGTCCGTAATCGTGGCCAGCATAGGGTTATTCGCTCTCACGCTTGAAAGTCAAAGGGATCAGGTTGTCGTCGTCATAACGGCCTGAGCACTCAGCCGGGCCGCTGGCCCCCTGACAACAAACAATTTCTGGCATTTGATAGCGTGATCCATCGCTACAGCGCGCTTTAACCCGGCTGTTGATAATCAGATTGCCCGATTGCATCAATCCGGCAGTGACGTTGGCGCGGCAACTGACGCCTTCACCATGAGTGAGGCGTACCGTACCCTGACCATCTTTGAGTTGATAACGCAGGCTGGCCGGTTTGCCAATAGTGGGGGTTTTGGTATCAGCCGTCACGCGCCAGGTGCCATTTAGGAAATCCGTTTTTCCCAGCTTGACCGATAATATCGGCATCACCAGCGCATTTTTGTCTACCGGTTTGGCTTCTTCCGGTTTGACTTCTGCAACCACTGTTTCAACCGGTGGCGTGCTGGGCGTCGGGGCCGGTTTCTGGGCCACCACCGGCGCGGTTTCAGGATGTGCAACTACGGGCGCTTTTACTGCCTCGGGCGGCGTTTCAGCAGCAACCGGTGGTGGCGCTATCGGTGTGGCATTTTGTGCAATGATCTCGGCTTCTTTGGTTTTTTCCGTAGCAGGTAGCACGCGTTTTTCTGGCGTATGTGCGACCACCGGTTCGGCCGTTATCGGTTGGCTTGGCGCGCCCGCGCGGAACTGCCACACTAACGCACCGGCGAGTGCTACGCCCGGTGCAACCCACCACCAGCGGCGTAAGGCTGATTTCCCTTGAGCTGCGGACGGCACAGGAGGAATAGCGACCCTGGGCGCGTCGTCGGGTTCGCTGTCTGGCTCAACCGGTAACGACGCCGTTTCCGCATAGACGGCGGCAGCGTTGGGTTGCGCAATGGGCGGTGCAATCGGATCGACCAGCGGTTGTGACGTGAGGACCGGCAAGGCTTCGCGCAGGCACTCCAAGGCGTCGGTTCGCGGTTTTTGGTCAATATTAATAAAACCCCAAAAGGTGATGACGGGGCGGCCACCGACCAGATAAACGTAATTTGCTGCGGGGAATTGGAACGCCTTGGCGAGCAGGGCACCAAATCGTTGCTGTGCCGCATTGTCTGATGCCAACGCGCGCTCACTCAGCGCTGCAACGGTGGTTAGGCAGGTTTGCAACTGCTCCAGCGCGGCCTCCCGTTCTGTTTCGCCCGCGGCCATCCATGAGGTCACTTTTCCTTCGCCGGGAGCGTACCAATCAAGACGGTCGCCCGTTTCATTAGGCTGCGGAATGGCCAGGCAGTCAGCGATCGTTTGTTGTCGCCGTAAACGTAGAGTTTCCCGCAACTGAAGTGCCGATGCATACACCGGTTGCCCATTTTCGCCCAGCGCAAAAAAATCGGCCAAACTTCCGCTGCGTAGTAATGATTTTGCCAAGAAAAAGACCTTATTAAATGGAAGGTTAAAATCTGAAATCAAATCAGTTTACTATAAAATGTACTTTAAACCGGAAATGGCAATGTCAAACGGATAAAGAAACGACAAAACCACTAAATATTTGACCTATAAACGCCGTTTCTTGGGTTTCGCGTCGTGTAAGGGCCGTTTTTTTCTATGGGCTATCGTTTTCCGAGTATGCCGTGTCTTGTGATGCGGGTGGGAAGGGAACCGACGTCTTTTCGGGCACAAAGGGCATCCACCATAACGGTGGGGCGGATAACGAATGGCTGTCCACCACTTCCCCCAGACGTGGGCAGAGCACTTGAATGCCTTTCTGAGCGGCCAACGCGCAGCTGCGCTGTACCGGTTCTGTCCAATGATGCAGTGACAGCGTAAACATGCCCCAGTGAATAGGAACAAAGGTACGCGGCGCCAGATCGCATACCGCTTGCAGGGTTTGTTCTGGTGTCATGTGTGAATCGGGCCAGCGTCGGTTGTATTGCCCATTCTCGACAAACGCAAGGTCGATAGGGCCAAAGCGTTCTCTGATGGCCGTGAAGTGGTCATCGTAGGCGGAGTCCCCGCTGTAATACAGCGTTTCATGCGGGCTCTGTAGCACCCAGGAGCACCAGAGCGTGCGGTTATGATCGAAGGGGGGGCGACCGGAGGCATGACGCGCTGGCGCCGCAGTTAATTTCAGCGTCTTCCACGCACATTCCTCATACCAATCCCGTTCGGTAATGCGTTCTGCGGCGATCCCCCATTTTTGCAGGGTTTTTCCCATGCCGAGCGGAGTAACAAAATAGCTTTTCTTATCGCGGAAAAAATCGATGGTCACGCGGTCCAGATGATCGTAATGGTTATGTGAAAGCACGATCACATCGATGGCGGGTAAGGCTTCCATCGGGACCACCGACGGTTGAAAGCGTTTGATACGAAAAGGAAAGGGGGCAGCGGATGCAGAAAATACCGGGTCGATCAATACGGTGACGCCATCCATGTTCAGTAACAGAGTGGAGTGAACAAACCAGATGACGCGGGTTTTGGTGTCAGGTTTGAGAAACTCCCGCCAATTCGGCGTGACTTCGGGCAAACGTTGTTCCGGCATACGGGATCGTGCAGTAAACAACAGGCGCCTGAGTACCGAAAGCCGCTCACGCCAACCCATGTGCAGGTATACGCTGGGTCGCACGTTGTGAAAGCGCTGGTCAGCCGCAGAATAGTGAGGAGGCGTGGTGTTCGATATCGCCTTTTCGGTCATGGTGTCACTCCGCCCTAAGGTGAAATTGTGCTGTCTGAGTAAAAAAGCTGCATGACAGCGTCATGCGTGTTTAGTATGCTAAACAAACCGTGATTGACGATGACATAACAATATCATGATTTTATCTCAGGTAAGACAGGGTGCGTTATCCAGTAATAAGTTATTGCTCATTTGTGGCACCGGCTGGTTGTTTGATGCTATGGATGTCGGGCTATTATCTTTTGTTCTGGCGGCGCTGAAGCTGGAGTGGGGGCTTTCTGCCGCGCAGTTAGGGCTAATTGGTAGCGTTAACTCCATTGGCATGGCGGTTGGCGCATTTGTTTTCGGCCTTTATGCCGATCGTAAAGGGCGTAAATCTGCCTTTATGATCACGTTGCTGATGTTCAGCATCGCCAGCGGATTAAGCGCCTTTGCCTGGGGATTCGGCAGTTTGCTGGTGTTGCGCTTCTTTATCGGCATGGGATTAGGCGGTGAATTGCCGGTGGCATCTACGCTGGTCAGTGAAAGTGTGCCCCCAGAAGTACGAGGACGCGTCGTGGTGCTGCTCGAAAGCTTTTGGGCTGTCGGCTGGCTGCTGGCCGCATTAATCGCCTACTTCCTTATTCCCTTGCCGAGCGTTGGCTGGCGCGGTGCCATGATCCTGTGTGCGTTGCCCGCCTTCTATGCGCTCTACTTGCGCTTTCGTTTGCCGGATTCGCCGCACTATCTGCAACTGAGCCAGAAAGAGAAAAAAAGCGCTTTTCGCCATAAGATTGCAGCACTCTGGGCGCCGGAGTTGCGGCGTGCCAGCGTAATGCTGTGGATTGTCTGGTTTTGCGTGGTGTTCTCCTATTACGGCATGTTCTTGTGGTTGCCGAGCGTGATGATGCTCAAAGGGTTTGATATGGTGAAAAGTTTCGGTTACGTGCTGGTGATGACGCTGGCGCAGTTACCCGGCTATTTTACCGTTGCCTGGCTGATTGAACGTGCAGGGCGAAAGGCTGTGCTGGTGGTCTATTTGTTGGGAACGCTGATCAGCGCCTATTTTTTCGGTGTTGCCAGCAGTGCCCCACAACTGCTGCTTTCCGGCTCGCTGCTGTCGTTTTTCAACCTCGGGGCCTGGGGGGCGCTGTATGCCTATACGCCAGAGCAATATGCGACGTCCATTCGCGCTACCGGTGCAGGAATGGCAGCAGCAGTAGGGCGCATCGGTGGGATTTTTGGCCCACTGTTGGTTGGTGCTTTGGTGGCAAGCGGCGTGCCCATCAGTGGTATTTTTGCCTTGTTTAGTCTGGCAATACTGCTTGCTGTCTTGGCTATTATGCTGTTGGGGCAGGAAACGCGGCAGCGTGCACTGTAGCACCCAGCATCGAAGGAAAAACGGGAGCCGGGTGGCTCCCGTTTTTTACGCCTGCTTTATAGAAACGTTTACCGCAATAGGGTTAATCTTTAAGGTGACAGTGTCACTTTTTGGGTGTTGAAAAGGGTAATTATTCCTTGGAAATGCTATAAAACGATTAAATATCGTAACGGTTTAGCGATGATTTAATAGCAACCATTTATTATTAGAATAAAGTGCCTGTTTACGGGCTTATCGTGATGTTTATTGCTGCTAATGATCGCCAAGGAGGTGAATTTTTCTTTTCTATGATATTCAATTCTGTTTTGTCTACCACTCGTCCAGGTGGGCTGAAATTGCTCACCGTGGGAATGCTCGCATTGATTGTTGCCGGATGTTCTACGCCACGTTCAACGTTAGTGGATCGTGGCGATTACATCGTGGATACCACTCATCCGGCTAAGGGCCAGAATGAGCGTGTCCGATTTCTGATTTTACATTACACCGCACTGGATGATGCGCGTTCGTTAAAGGTATTAACCCAGGGGCAGGTAAGTGCGCATTATCTGGTTGCGAAAAATCCACCGCTGCGCGATAAAAAGCCCGTAGTGATGCAACTGGTACCAGAGGATATGAGAGCCTGGCATGCGGGTGTCAGTAATTGGAATGGTCGGGTAAATATCAATGACTCGTCGGTAGGCATTGAGATTGTCAACCTTGGATTTACCGATAACATGCTTGGTGTTCGTACTTGGTATCCTTACAATGAAACGCAAATCACCGCGCTGGCTGCGCTGACCAAAGACATTATCAAGCGTAACAACATCACGCCGGATAATGTGCTGGGGCACAGCGATATTGCACCGCTGCGCAAACAGGACCCTGGAAAACTGTTCCCCTGGAAACGGTTTGCGGAGATGGGCGTTGGTGCCTGGCCTGATGATGCAACGGTGAACAAGTATCTGGCTGGACGGCAACCGAGTGCGCCGACGGATGTGTTGACGCTTCAGAAAGCACTGCATCAGTATGGCTATGATAAAATTCCACAAAACGGTGAGCTGGATAAAGAAACACGTTTGACCATCAGCGCGTTTCAAATGCATTTCCGCCCGACGGACATCGAAGGCAATGCCGATGCGCAAACGGAGGCAATTGCCAAAGCGCTGGTGGAAAAATACCGAACCTGAACCCCATGATTGCCCTTTCTACTGCCAAGGAATTGCCCAAACATGCTGAATCATCAACGTCGTTTTTTTCTGCTGTGCTTGGTGTGCGGGGTGCTTGGGTGCAGTAGTAAAGGGAACATCATCTCTCCCGTGGTGGTTGAGGCTCCGGTCCGCGTTTCTCCGGCTGTGCCGGAGAACGTTAAGGGGGTTTGGCTGACCACGCTATCCGGTCTTGACTGGCCGACGCCTGCGTCAAGTGATGAACCTTCTGATGAGCGCCGCATTGCGTTACAAAAACAGGCGCTGATCGACAAGCTTGACAATCTGGTTAGCCTGGGCGTTAACACGATTTTTTTTCAGGTAAAGCCGGATGGCACTGCGTTATACCGTTCGGCCTTACTGCCGTGGTCTGATGTCTTAACCGGCGTGGTGGGCAAAGATCCTGGTTACGATCCTTTGGCCTTCATGTTGTCTGAAGGGCATAAGCGTGGATTACGCATTCACGCCTGGCTTAATCCTTACCGTGTGACCAGCAATACCCAGCAGAAAACGGTGACCGCGCTGCGCCGCACCCTTAGTGCCTCGCCCTCGAGCGTGTATGCGTTGCACCCAGAATGGATACGCACGGCGAGCGACCGGTTTGTGTTGGATCCTGGTATCCCAGAGGTGCGTCAGTGGATCACCAACGTGGTGGTGGAACTGATTAACAACTACGCTGTAGATGGCATCCATTTTGATGATTACTTCTACTACGAAACCCCGGCTTCTCGTTTGCAAGACGATGCTACCTATCGGCAGTACGGACAGGGGTTCGCCCTGAAAGGGGACTGGCGGCGCAATAATACCTTGCTGTTGATTGAGCAAGTATCGATGGCAATCAAAGCGGTCAAACCGCAGGTTGAGTTTGGCATCAGTCCGTCGGGCGTGTGGCGCAATGCGGAGAATGACGCTCGCGGTTCGGATACGCGCGGGGGGGCGGCCTATGACATCTCTTATGCAGACACTCGGTTGTGGGTGGAACGCGGCCTGATTGACTACATCATCCCGCAAATCTACTGGCCTTTCTCACGAGAAATTGTCCGTTATGACACACTGGTAAAATGGTGGGCGGATGTGGTAAAGCCAACAAAAACGCGCCTCTACATTGGTATTGCACTGTATAAAGTCGGTGTGCCTTCCCAAAAGGAGCCTGATTGGGCGCAGGACGGCGGCGTGCCTGAACTGCGGCGGCAGTTGGCGCTCAATGAAGCGCTGCCGGAAGTGAAAGGCAGTGTGCTCTTTCGTGAGGGATTTCTTCATCAACCTCAAACCGGTCCTGCGGTGGATTACCTCAAAACGCACTGGGGTAAATAGCGTTAAAAACGACGTTGCGGCGAAAAGCCGCTATATTTTCTGTTGAAGAACAAACTGTCCGACGCGCATTTGCAAAAATGGATTTTATCGCGTGCGGCAGGATTTAAACGTCGTGTTAACCCTAAGCAGGCCACCATGAAAACACCTGTATTTTCCGATGATATGTTGCTGAACCGCGTGTTGCTGTTAGCGGCATTGGCTATCGTCATGATGGGGATCCATCTGGCGGCATCCATCCTCTCCATCATTCTGCTCTCCCTGTTTTTGGCTATCGTGCTTGAGCCGGTAGTGGCGCTATTGTGTCGTACACGTCTACCGCGTTCTCTGGTTGTGGTGTTGCTGGGCGGCGTATTGTTGATGCTGTTGGTTTACGTCCTGCTCCGGATGGTGGCGGCGTTGCCTGAGTTAAATCAAATGAGCCTGCAAATGCGCAGCCTGCTGACGCGTCAGCTTGCCGTCGGTATGGCGCCATTGCAGGAATTGGGGCTAACGCTCTCGCCGGAAGCGGCGATGTCGCTGATTGACCCTGGGCAATTTCTTGGACTGATCACCCGTATGCTCAGCCATGTATCCAGTTTTTTTTCATCGGCACTGGTGGTGTTTCTGACCGTTATTTTCATGCTGATTGAGGTGCCGGTATTAGTAGAGAAAATCCAACGGTTGTTTCGCGCGGAATCCTCTGGCATGAAAGCCGTGCGTCGCGGCATTGATAGCGTAACGCAGTATCTGATGCTTAAAACGCTGATGAGCGTGTTAAACGGCGTAGCAATCTGGGTGCTGTTAACCATTTTGCAGGTTAAGTTCGCCTTTATTTGGGCTGTGCTGGCCTTTCTGCTGAATTTTATTCCCGTGCTGGGATCTATTCTGGCGGCAGTGCCGCCTATCATTCAGGCATTTGCCTTTAACGGCATGAGTACAGGTATGGCGGCACTGGCGGCATTTCTGATCATCAACCTGATATTGGGCTGGATTGTGGACCCATACCTGTGTGGCCGGAAGCTGAACATTGCCACCAGTGTGGTCTTGATTTCTCTGCTGGTGTGGCAGGGGTTGTTGGGACTGATCGGCATTTTGTTGGCCGTGCCGCTGACCATGACGCTGAAGTTGATTGTCGAACAGGTTGATGGCGGCGCGCGTTGGGCGCGCCTGTTGGAGGGGGGAAAAGAAAACTAACGTCGGTCAGCCATTGAGTAGGGCTAATACCTGCTGGTGAAGCTGCGGATCGCCTGAAGCAACGATATTCCCACCGCCTTCAGGACGTCCGCCATCAAGGGTGGTCACGATGCCGCCTGCCTGCTCAATAATCGGGATCAGCGCAGCGATATCATAAGGTTGCAGGCCATATTCCACGCTGATATCAATGTGGCCAGCGGCCAGCATAGCCATGGCATAGCACTCTCCGCCATAACGGGTCATCAGGGTTTGCTGTGTCAGGGGCTGAAAATGGATGCCAGGATGGCGTGGAACCGGTTCGGGGGAGGTGGTGTGTAGAATAGCTTGCGACAGCGATAGATTTTTACGCGTTTGCAACGCATGCTCACCATAGGGGCCCCGATACCAGGATTGAACCCCATCGGCCCAGAAGCGTTCTTGCGTAAACGGCTGACTCATCATGCCCATAACGGCGCGCCCGTGATGCAGTAACCCCATCAGCGTTCCCCACACGGGAATGCCGCACAGAAAGGGCCGGGTTCCGTCAACCGGATCTAATATCCATTGGGTTTCACCATCACCAACTGCGCCGAACTCCTCGCCCAAAATCGCATGTTCAGGGTAATGTGCGCTAATCAGTGCGCGAATGGCGCGCTCCGCTTCTCGATCGGCGTCAGTCACCGGGTCGAAGCGAAAACCTTCCTTTGGCTTATTGCCAATGTGGAGGTTTTGCGTTGAACGATAGCGAGGGAGGGTCTGCTCGGCTGCGGCATCGGTCAGCGTGTGAAAAAAAGCAATATCAGGTAAGTTATGCACGATGATGTCCCTTCTAATGCAGTTCTAGTTTCGGCAATGCCGCTGCTTGTTCAGCAACGCGCGCTTCTGTCGGTATTCAGGATTGCGCGTTTGCGCTATCCTGACACCTTGAACTCGATGGTCTTCACTACGGATGTTAACGATAACGTTATCATCTAGATAAAGGAATAACATGCAGTACGTACCCATTACGCCGGACGCGGAAAGCGCCCATTTTCATTCCGGGCCTGCACACTATGATGTGATATCCATTCAGTCACAGGTGGTTTATGGTTGCGTAGGGAACAGTATCGCGGTACCGGCGCTATCGCAACATGGGTTGCGCGTGGCATTGGTGCCTACCGTCATTCTTAGCAATACGCCTCATTATCCTAGCTGTTATGGCGGGAAAATTCCGGTCGAATGGTTTGAAGGTTTTCTGCAAGGTCTGCTGGAGCGGGGGGCATTGACCCATGCACGTGCTATCGTCATTGGCTATATCGGCACGACCACACTGGTGCCGCCGTTAGTAGCCTGGCTTAAACAGGTGCGCACCTCTTGGCCGGACACAGCACAACCGCTTGCCGATTGCGCCGAAAGGCACTGGCGATCTGTTCTGTGCTGAACTGACCGCAGCGTTACTCGCAGGGCAATCTCCGGCCCACGCTGCTCAACATGCCTGTTATCAGGTGGAACGCTCCGTGTTGAAAACCCAGTTGGCCGAAAGTGAAGAGCTTTGCCTGGCTCCATTGGTGTAAGGGGATAACGACAGTGACAATCAATGCGTATTGTTGTAACTCTGTTTTAGTTACAACATATATTTTATTTTATTAACTACCACACTCCTGTGATAATCGATTTTATGAATAAAACCCAATCAGCAGTATCTGAAGGGCAGGCGATACTAAAACCATGATCGCGCTTCACTTTTTTTCTTGTGCTTGCAAATAGAATTGAAACTCGATTTCATTTTATTAATCTGCATGGGGTGAGAAGTGAAATATCAGCCATTCTCCGGTATTGCTGCTGCGGTGTCCGTTTCGTTGCTGCTAGCGGCTTGTCAAACAGCAACGCCGCCACAGGCGCAGTATCAGCCTTCATTCCCAGGAACGACACAACGACCTGTGCTTTCCAGCGATGAGGCCGCGCGTTTTACGCAACAGCACTATTTTGCCTATCGTGGCCTCTATGCTTCACCCATTGCTGACGCCTGGACTCCGCAGCCTATCAACATCGCTTCAGTGAATACGCCCTATGTGGTGGGCCCCAGCAAAGGGATTGATGGCGCTAGTTACACGCAGATTCAAGACGCAGTAAATGCGGCATTGCAGCAGCAGAAAGGCAATCAGCGTATTTATATCAAAGTGCAGCCAGGAACTTACATCGGCACGGTTTATGTGCCTGCCGAAGCGCCGCCGATCACGCTGTTTGGCGCAGGCGATACACCGGAAAAAACCGTCATCTCACTGGGATTAGACTCGATGATTTCACCGGCCACCTACCGCACGCTGGTGAATGCTAATCAACAATATCAGTCTGGCGATCCTGCCTGGTATATGTATGACGTTTGTGCATCGAAGCAGAACAAAACGATTGATACCATCTGCGCTGCGGTTTTATGGTCACAGAGCGATGAGTTTCAGTTAAAAAACCTGACAGTGGTGAACTCGCTGCTGGATACGGTAGACAGTGGTACACATCAGGGCGTCGCGCTACGAACAGATGGCGATAAGGTTCAACTAGAGCAGGTGCGCTTGATTGGGCGGCAAGATACCTTCTTCGTCAACACCAGTGATAAAAAGAATAATTACGTCACCGATCACTACAGCCGCGCCTATATCAAAGACAGCTATATCGAAGGTGATGTTGACTACGTTTTTGGCCGTGCCACTGCCGTGTTTGATAACGTACGCTTCCATACCGTATCTACGCGGAAATCAAAAGAAGCCTATGTGTTCGCCCCCGATACCATGCCGTGGGTAAAACACGGTTTCCTGGTGATCAACAGCGCGCTGACATCCGACAGTGGCTATAAATCAGGTAAGCAAAGGGCAAACATGGGCCGGGTCTGGGATCAGGGGGCGCGTCAAACCGGTTATTTGCCCGGCAAAACGGCAAATGGCCAGTTAGTGATTCGCGATAGCACCGTTGATAGCGGCTATGATTTGCTCAATCCGTGGAGTGCAGCCGCCACGACCAGCAGACCATTCAAAGGCAATTGGACAAACTGGGCAAGGCGATTTTCATCCTGATTTTGGTCATGATGGCAGCCCTGTTTGTTTTCAGCATCCTGTTCCGCGATATGCCGGTTTCTGAATTAACGCTCTCATTAATTAGCCTGGCAGTTGCCTCCGTACCGGAAGGGTTGCCTGCAATTATTTCGATCATCCTATCGTTGGGTGTGCAGGCCATGGCGCGTCAACGCGCCATTATTCGCAAACTACCCACGGTAGAGACCCTGGGGGCGATGACGGTTATCTGCTCTGATAAAACCGGCACCCTGACCATGAACGAAATGACGG
This genomic interval carries:
- a CDS encoding SrfA family protein, which gives rise to MAKSLLRSGSLADFFALGENGQPVYASALQLRETLRLRRQQTIADCLAIPQPNETGDRLDWYAPGEGKVTSWMAAGETEREAALEQLQTCLTTVAALSERALASDNAAQQRFGALLAKAFQFPAANYVYLVGGRPVITFWGFINIDQKPRTDALECLREALPVLTSQPLVDPIAPPIAQPNAAAVYAETASLPVEPDSEPDDAPRVAIPPVPSAAQGKSALRRWWWVAPGVALAGALVWQFRAGAPSQPITAEPVVAHTPEKRVLPATEKTKEAEIIAQNATPIAPPPVAAETPPEAVKAPVVAHPETAPVVAQKPAPTPSTPPVETVVAEVKPEEAKPVDKNALVMPILSVKLGKTDFLNGTWRVTADTKTPTIGKPASLRYQLKDGQGTVRLTHGEGVSCRANVTAGLMQSGNLIINSRVKARCSDGSRYQMPEIVCCQGASGPAECSGRYDDDNLIPLTFKRESE
- a CDS encoding MBL fold metallo-hydrolase, producing MTEKAISNTTPPHYSAADQRFHNVRPSVYLHMGWRERLSVLRRLLFTARSRMPEQRLPEVTPNWREFLKPDTKTRVIWFVHSTLLLNMDGVTVLIDPVFSASAAPFPFRIKRFQPSVVPMEALPAIDVIVLSHNHYDHLDRVTIDFFRDKKSYFVTPLGMGKTLQKWGIAAERITERDWYEECAWKTLKLTAAPARHASGRPPFDHNRTLWCSWVLQSPHETLYYSGDSAYDDHFTAIRERFGPIDLAFVENGQYNRRWPDSHMTPEQTLQAVCDLAPRTFVPIHWGMFTLSLHHWTEPVQRSCALAAQKGIQVLCPRLGEVVDSHSLSAPPLWWMPFVPEKTSVPFPPASQDTAYSENDSP
- a CDS encoding virulence factor SrfB, whose translation is MLATITDYKQKITLIQDSGLQFLDFALKPAIDAQGPGKFVRKTANGPLLRLILNEENGKYLLPAPLGSAPEVVRPESSFSLGQSLLLLSNVWLPLPFMRFNPPRTFIGGPDNWARMKVVPLPRPDQDGNTHRICIVFDTKVYPDGDENELLVPTESDITAGLKFTLAYHSEELGEFLDLTWVDGWLREVFTHHATEREQRSDADQRTALRGFEYQAHYLNLLDMLGKQLRIPEITLVAGTRQEPDIGVDLILDVGNSHTCGILVEDHPEAHNGLSQSYELQLRDLEQPHHIYNEMFESRIEFAHAQFGKPNFSLESGREDAFLWPSIVRVGREASRMALARLGTEGASGLSSPRRYLWDEESYAPGWRFSKTVGNAALEPHAIAAPFTHLINDDGQPLFTVPFDDRLPVFSAQYSRSSLMTLMLCELLAQALSQMNSAAQRAKMMNDSAPRRLRNIILTLPSAMPKPEREIFRRRMQEAIGLVWKAMGWHPADDGFSTEQEKAASRFPAPDVQMEWDEATCGQMVYLYNESQVNFGGNTKAFFASQARPDRVRDADEQPGQTLRVASIDIGGGTTDLAVTQYTLDDSIGSNVKISPLLMFREGFKVAGDDILLDMIQLYVLPALHASLKKAGIATPDSLMDKLFGNAGRMDGQSTLRQQSTLQILMPIGRAILEAYEGFDPLDMSAELEASFGELLPQRPTGKVLDYLNGEIQREQPADATAFDILHTPLIVRLSKLHGEFLSNRISITQNLRSLCEVVALYDCDVLLLTGRPSRFPGIQALFRYLQPLPISRIVSLDGYHTSDWYPFNKFGRIENPKSTAAVGAMLCLLALDLRLPGFYFKAGDFEPYSTIRYFGMIDANQQLTQDNLYYSDIDLDAADFELDKRGYFSVRGGIGLGFRQLDNERWPATPLYTLTIIDQPLARKLAGDSVLHLRLAVAREAGQSTPERFDIADATLQDGSKVPLHYLRLRLNTLADSASGATHYWIDSGSVFSK